The Hymenobacter sp. 5317J-9 genome has a window encoding:
- a CDS encoding 3'-5' exonuclease has product MQHLHRTPLDQLFVIDIETVPCVDCHDNLDEMLRHLWEHKSESLRRQQGYTGRPQAPEPLPEHLTAASLFEQAGIYAEFGKVVCISVGYFVHDKQEELTRFRVKSFADHDEKQLLRDFAALLAHRPKYTLCAHNGKEFDFPYLGRRILVNGLPLPPQLDLAGKKPWEVPHHDTMELWKFGDRKSYTSLNLLATIFGIPTPKDDITGADVARVYWEENDLPRIAKYCQKDIITTARIIQKFRGEEPFRDEHIVYADEAAPVMRRVV; this is encoded by the coding sequence ATGCAGCACCTCCACCGCACCCCGCTCGACCAACTCTTTGTCATCGACATTGAAACCGTGCCCTGCGTGGACTGCCACGACAACCTCGACGAGATGCTGCGCCACCTCTGGGAGCACAAGAGCGAGAGCCTGCGCCGCCAGCAAGGCTACACCGGCCGCCCCCAGGCTCCCGAGCCGCTGCCCGAGCACCTCACCGCCGCCAGCCTGTTTGAGCAGGCCGGCATCTACGCCGAGTTCGGCAAGGTGGTGTGCATCTCGGTTGGCTACTTCGTGCACGACAAGCAGGAGGAACTCACCCGCTTCCGCGTGAAAAGCTTTGCCGACCACGACGAGAAGCAGCTGCTGCGCGACTTTGCGGCCCTGCTGGCCCACCGGCCCAAGTACACGCTCTGCGCCCACAACGGCAAGGAGTTCGACTTCCCCTACCTGGGCCGCCGCATTCTGGTGAATGGCCTGCCCCTGCCGCCCCAGCTCGACCTGGCCGGCAAAAAGCCCTGGGAAGTGCCCCATCACGACACCATGGAGCTGTGGAAGTTCGGCGACCGCAAGTCCTACACCTCCCTCAACCTGCTGGCCACCATTTTCGGCATCCCCACGCCCAAAGACGACATCACCGGCGCCGACGTGGCCCGCGTGTACTGGGAAGAAAACGACCTGCCGCGCATCGCCAAGTATTGCCAGAAAGACATCATCACCACGGCCCGCATCATCCAGAAATTCCGGGGCGAAGAGCCCTTCCGCGACGAGCACATCGTGTACGCCGACGAGGCCGCGCCCGTGATGCGCCGCGTGGTTTAG
- a CDS encoding serine hydrolase: MRFPLFLTALAATAAFSTSAQAQAPAAGNAFVRDSLASYVKRGLKLWNIPGLAVVVVKDGQVVVSQGFGVRAVGKPEPVDANTLFLIASNSKLFTGTAISQLVEEKKLKLDDPVRQYLPDFRLYDSTSTRLLTVRDLLSHHFGTKTFQGDFTFWNSNLSRAEILQKVRYLKPSGVFRQTYGYSNYGFLAAGEVIPAATGGTTWQDFVQQRILTPLGMTNTYPTSAGASQRANVAQPYTTAFGPLAPVPFDVVDNFGPAASLVSNVNDLSHWLRFQLDSGKYNGQRVLPWATLRRTREGNTLVGSSKSPIFPMHFRTYGLGVYSADYNARQIYWHTGGANGFVTNVCFVPEENLGIAVLTNQDNQSFFEALRYQLLDAYLGVPYVDRSRQLYGFAKPGNAETAKNVADLAARVAKKNKPARPLKAYAGTYQHPVYGTITVEPKGKQLLVRFPHHPALSTTLDYMDGYTFRSTFSHAAYGIFPAPFTVENGQVKTLEIRVNDGLEQDPYVFTKQ, from the coding sequence ATGCGCTTTCCGCTTTTTCTGACGGCCCTGGCCGCTACCGCTGCTTTTTCTACATCGGCTCAGGCGCAGGCGCCCGCGGCCGGCAACGCCTTCGTGCGCGACAGCCTGGCCAGCTACGTGAAGCGCGGCCTCAAGCTCTGGAACATTCCCGGCCTGGCCGTGGTGGTGGTGAAGGACGGCCAAGTGGTGGTCTCGCAGGGCTTTGGCGTGCGGGCGGTGGGCAAGCCCGAGCCCGTGGACGCCAACACGCTGTTCCTCATCGCCTCCAATTCCAAGCTGTTCACCGGCACGGCCATCTCGCAGCTGGTGGAGGAAAAGAAGCTCAAGCTCGACGACCCGGTGCGCCAGTACCTGCCCGATTTCCGGCTGTACGACTCCACCAGCACGCGCCTTCTCACGGTGCGCGACCTCCTGAGCCACCACTTCGGCACCAAGACCTTCCAGGGGGATTTCACCTTCTGGAACTCCAACCTGAGCCGGGCTGAAATCCTGCAAAAGGTGCGCTACCTGAAGCCCAGCGGCGTTTTTCGCCAGACCTACGGCTACAGCAACTACGGCTTTTTGGCGGCGGGCGAGGTGATTCCGGCGGCCACGGGCGGCACCACCTGGCAGGATTTTGTGCAACAGCGCATCCTCACGCCGCTGGGCATGACGAACACCTACCCCACCTCGGCCGGCGCCAGCCAGCGGGCCAACGTGGCCCAGCCCTACACCACGGCGTTTGGCCCGCTCGCGCCGGTGCCGTTTGACGTGGTCGACAACTTCGGTCCCGCCGCCAGCCTGGTTTCCAACGTGAATGACCTCAGCCACTGGCTGCGCTTCCAGCTCGACAGCGGCAAGTACAACGGCCAGCGGGTGCTGCCCTGGGCCACCCTGCGCCGCACCCGCGAGGGCAACACGTTGGTGGGCAGCAGCAAGTCGCCAATTTTTCCGATGCACTTCCGCACCTATGGGCTGGGCGTGTATTCCGCCGACTACAACGCCCGCCAGATTTACTGGCACACGGGCGGCGCCAACGGCTTCGTGACCAACGTGTGCTTCGTGCCCGAAGAAAACCTGGGCATTGCCGTGCTCACCAACCAAGACAATCAGAGCTTTTTCGAAGCCCTGCGTTACCAGCTGCTCGACGCCTATCTGGGCGTGCCCTACGTGGACCGCAGCCGCCAGCTCTACGGCTTCGCCAAACCCGGCAACGCCGAAACCGCCAAGAACGTGGCCGACCTGGCCGCCCGCGTGGCCAAGAAAAACAAGCCCGCCCGCCCGCTCAAAGCCTACGCCGGCACCTATCAGCACCCCGTCTACGGCACCATCACCGTCGAGCCCAAAGGCAAGCAGCTGCTCGTGCGCTTCCCGCACCACCCCGCCCTCAGCACCACCCTCGATTACATGGACGGCTACACGTTCCGCAGCACGTTCAGCCATGCGGCCTACGGCATTTTCCCGGCCCCCTTCACCGTGGAAAACGGCCAGGTAAAGACCCTGGAAATCCGGGTGAACGACGGCTTGGAGCAGGACCCGTATGTGTTCACAAAGCAATAG
- a CDS encoding NAD(P)-dependent alcohol dehydrogenase translates to MLPTKAYAAPAANIPLEPFNFERREVGPHDVLIDIQFCGVCHSDLHQVRDEWGGSIFPMVPGHEIVGRITQVGDHVKNFKVGDLAGVGCMVDSCRTCSSCQDGLEQYCETTGMVGTYNSREIGSGAPTYGGYSSQIVVDEKYTLKVSEKLDLARVAPLLCAGITTYSPLRQWKVGPGHRVGVMGLGGLGHMAVKLAAAMGAEVTVLSTSPNKEADAKELGAHKFVVTKDKDQLKSVGNYFDFIINTVSAQLDLATYVNLLRRDGTMILLGVPTEAPHIHAFNLISKRRRIAGSLIGGIAETQEMLDFCAEHNIMSDIELIDMKDINEAYERMLKGDVKYRFVIDLATLK, encoded by the coding sequence ATGCTTCCGACGAAAGCCTACGCGGCCCCCGCCGCCAATATTCCTTTAGAACCCTTCAACTTCGAGCGCCGCGAAGTGGGCCCGCACGACGTGCTCATTGATATTCAGTTTTGTGGCGTGTGCCACTCCGACCTGCACCAGGTGCGCGACGAGTGGGGTGGCTCCATCTTCCCCATGGTGCCGGGCCACGAAATCGTGGGCCGCATCACGCAGGTGGGCGACCACGTGAAGAACTTTAAGGTGGGCGACCTGGCCGGCGTGGGCTGCATGGTCGATTCCTGCCGCACCTGCTCCAGCTGCCAGGATGGCCTGGAGCAGTACTGCGAAACCACCGGCATGGTGGGCACCTACAACAGCCGCGAAATCGGCAGCGGTGCGCCCACCTACGGCGGCTATTCCTCGCAGATTGTGGTGGATGAGAAATACACACTCAAAGTGTCGGAAAAGCTCGATTTGGCCCGCGTGGCGCCGCTGCTCTGCGCCGGCATCACCACCTACTCGCCTCTGCGCCAGTGGAAAGTTGGCCCCGGCCACCGCGTGGGCGTGATGGGCCTCGGTGGCCTCGGCCACATGGCCGTGAAGCTGGCCGCCGCCATGGGCGCCGAGGTAACCGTCCTCAGCACCTCGCCCAACAAAGAAGCCGACGCCAAAGAGTTGGGCGCCCACAAGTTTGTGGTGACCAAGGACAAGGACCAGCTGAAGTCTGTCGGCAACTATTTCGACTTCATTATCAACACGGTATCGGCCCAGCTCGACCTGGCCACCTACGTGAACCTGCTGCGCCGCGATGGCACCATGATTCTGCTGGGCGTGCCCACGGAGGCGCCGCACATCCACGCCTTCAACCTCATCAGCAAGCGCCGCCGCATTGCCGGCTCGCTCATCGGCGGCATCGCCGAAACGCAGGAAATGCTGGATTTCTGCGCCGAGCACAACATCATGTCCGACATCGAATTGATTGACATGAAAGACATCAACGAGGCCTACGAGCGCATGCTGAAAGGCGACGTGAAGTACCGCTTCGTAATTGATTTGGCTACCTTGAAGTAG
- a CDS encoding DUF1990 domain-containing protein, with amino-acid sequence MTNQVAAIPASAKPPAWEQYRARLEAYAHANVNYDTSRQSEYTGATGWRIDDYVTDLPAEAPGPPEAAGSFAAAQDVLRRYAFPPPDLITGYFDPGVPLEKRIMVLRAHFLVFNFYFGVRVSEVTDEARRDTPEGPERVWGYGYRTLEGHFEKGQIDFTIHKNLTTGAVQFRIHAVSQPGHIRNPFYWLGFKLFGRMLQRKFAHESQRRMCKLVAASLAGEPLPAQPLAAPAGSIDS; translated from the coding sequence ATGACTAACCAAGTTGCCGCCATTCCTGCGTCGGCCAAGCCGCCCGCCTGGGAGCAGTACCGGGCCCGGCTCGAAGCCTACGCCCACGCCAACGTCAACTACGATACCTCGCGCCAGAGCGAATACACCGGCGCCACCGGCTGGCGCATCGACGACTACGTCACCGACCTGCCCGCCGAAGCGCCCGGCCCGCCCGAAGCCGCCGGCTCCTTCGCGGCCGCCCAGGACGTGCTGCGCCGCTACGCCTTCCCGCCGCCCGACCTCATCACCGGCTATTTCGACCCCGGCGTGCCGCTCGAAAAGCGCATCATGGTGCTGCGGGCGCACTTTTTGGTCTTCAACTTCTACTTCGGCGTGCGCGTGAGCGAGGTGACCGACGAGGCCCGTCGCGACACGCCCGAAGGCCCCGAGCGCGTGTGGGGCTACGGCTACCGCACCCTCGAAGGCCATTTCGAGAAAGGCCAGATTGACTTCACCATTCACAAAAACCTGACGACCGGGGCGGTGCAGTTTCGCATCCACGCCGTGTCGCAGCCGGGCCATATTCGCAACCCATTCTATTGGCTGGGCTTCAAGCTGTTCGGGCGGATGCTGCAGCGCAAGTTCGCCCACGAGTCGCAGCGGCGCATGTGTAAGCTGGTGGCCGCCAGCCTGGCCGGCGAGCCCCTGCCGGCGCAACCTTTGGCTGCGCCGGCCGGTTCTATTGATTCGTAA
- a CDS encoding DUF1990 family protein has protein sequence MSEPTAEQPAAAGAGPLLERRYFIDVARPHLTPAQLMAAVQADVPRFSPEVLADFRKKNGDDDALQPGDEFSIKILGPWNGCVRVTDVSATAFEFITLEGHPEAGRIRFETHCLDDRPDVLRFEIRSSARSRDGLVAFAYDTLGGGKLLQEATWVEFCQRVAAASGGQALCHVVVETFRHDEAGHVQHTRHD, from the coding sequence ATGTCTGAACCCACTGCCGAACAGCCCGCCGCCGCCGGCGCCGGCCCGTTGCTGGAGCGCCGCTATTTCATTGATGTGGCGCGGCCTCACCTCACGCCGGCCCAGCTTATGGCGGCGGTGCAGGCCGATGTGCCCCGCTTCTCGCCCGAGGTGCTGGCCGACTTCCGCAAGAAAAACGGCGACGACGATGCCCTGCAGCCGGGCGACGAGTTTAGCATCAAAATTCTCGGCCCCTGGAATGGCTGCGTGCGCGTGACCGATGTGAGCGCCACCGCGTTCGAATTCATTACCCTCGAAGGCCATCCCGAGGCCGGCCGCATCCGTTTCGAAACGCATTGTCTGGACGACCGGCCCGACGTGCTGCGGTTCGAAATCCGCTCGTCGGCCCGCTCGCGCGATGGACTCGTGGCCTTCGCCTACGACACGCTGGGCGGCGGCAAGCTGCTGCAGGAAGCCACCTGGGTCGAATTCTGCCAGCGGGTGGCGGCGGCCAGCGGCGGCCAGGCGCTGTGCCACGTAGTAGTCGAAACCTTCCGGCACGACGAGGCCGGCCACGTGCAGCACACCCGCCATGACTAA
- the nfi gene encoding deoxyribonuclease V (cleaves DNA at apurinic or apyrimidinic sites) encodes MAYYRPPGPPPDPALVRSLTQQQQEMRQRVRHEPLAREPRLIAGCDSSFPTPDTILSVFVVLKFPSLELVEKVYNYGPVDMPYVPGFLSFREAPNVIHAFAKVQNKPDVIMVDGHGIAHPRRMGIAAHLGVLLDMPTFGVAKQKLTGTFQEPGIARGSISPLIDPKSGDLIGEVIRSKDKVLPLFVSPGHRCDQATATRLTLACLKGYKLPEPTRLADHWAEQFKKEVR; translated from the coding sequence ATGGCCTACTACCGCCCACCCGGCCCGCCGCCCGACCCCGCCCTTGTTCGCAGCCTCACCCAGCAACAGCAGGAGATGCGCCAGCGCGTGCGCCACGAGCCGCTGGCCCGGGAGCCGCGCCTCATTGCCGGCTGCGACTCGTCGTTTCCCACCCCCGACACCATCCTGTCGGTGTTCGTGGTACTGAAATTTCCGTCGCTGGAACTGGTGGAAAAGGTGTACAACTACGGCCCCGTCGACATGCCCTACGTGCCCGGCTTTCTCTCCTTTCGCGAGGCGCCAAACGTTATTCACGCTTTCGCCAAGGTTCAAAACAAGCCCGACGTCATCATGGTCGACGGCCACGGCATTGCGCACCCGCGCCGCATGGGCATTGCCGCGCACCTGGGCGTGCTGCTCGACATGCCCACCTTCGGCGTGGCCAAGCAGAAGCTGACCGGCACGTTTCAGGAGCCCGGCATTGCGCGCGGCAGCATTTCCCCGCTCATCGACCCCAAAAGCGGCGACCTGATTGGCGAAGTCATTCGCAGCAAAGACAAGGTGCTGCCGCTGTTTGTGAGCCCCGGCCACCGCTGCGACCAGGCCACGGCCACGCGCCTCACACTGGCCTGCCTGAAAGGCTACAAGCTGCCAGAGCCCACGCGCCTAGCCGACCATTGGGCGGAGCAGTTTAAGAAAGAGGTGCGCTGA